A window of the Lepisosteus oculatus isolate fLepOcu1 chromosome 14, fLepOcu1.hap2, whole genome shotgun sequence genome harbors these coding sequences:
- the LOC138242666 gene encoding histone H4-like, with translation MSGRGNGGKGLGKGGAKRHRKVLRDNIQGITKPAIRRLARRGGVKRISRLNYEETRGVLKVFLENVTYTEHAKHAKRKTVTAMDVVYALKRQGCTLYGFGG, from the coding sequence ATGTCTGGAAGAGGCAATGGCGGAAAGGGACTCGGGAAAGGAGGTGCTAAGCGTCACCGTAAGGTTCTCCGCGACAACATCCAGGGAATCACCAAGCCCGCAATCCGCCGCCTGGCTCGCCGTGGGGGAGTGAAGCGGATCTCCAGGCTGAACTACGAGGAGACCCGCggggtgctgaaggtgttcctggagaacgTCACCTACACCGAGCACGCCAAGCACGCCAAGAGGAAGACCGTCACTGCCATGGACGTGGTGTACGCGCTGAAGCGCCAGGGCTGCACCCTGTACGGCTTCGGAGGCTAA